One window of Papaver somniferum cultivar HN1 chromosome 9, ASM357369v1, whole genome shotgun sequence genomic DNA carries:
- the LOC113313662 gene encoding protein TRIGALACTOSYLDIACYLGLYCEROL 1, chloroplastic-like — translation MQTVSLIRSCILIRKNSNKSFGRRRKEVPYGIQVRLPCDALNYKFRKSMHRSRLFAALDTNDNHPPILVPEDNANNVPEQEQVSILSGWSPPRPLWRGLSVLILAGQVIIRLLKGKIHRKNTLQQLERVGPKSVGVCLLTSAFVGMAFTIQFVREFTRLGLNRSVGGVLALAFARELSPVITSIVVAGRIGSAFAAELGTMQVSEQTDTLRVLGSDPVDYLVTPRVIACCVALPILTLICFTVGMASSALLADAVYGVSINIILDSAQRALRPWDIISVMIKSQVFGGVISIVSCAWGVTTLGGAKGVGESTTSAVVISLVGIFIADFFLSCCFFQGAGDSLKSCMS, via the exons ATGCAAACTGTTTCTCTAATTCGCTCATGTATTTTAATCAg AAAAAACTCCAATAAATCATTCGGAAGGAGGAGAAAGGAAGTCCCATATGGGATTCAAGTCAGATTACCTTGTGATGCCCTCAATTATAAGTTCCGCAAATCTATGCATCGCTCCAGACTCTTTGCAGCTCTTGACACAAACGACAATCATCCACCTATTTTGGTTCCCGAGGACAATGCTAACAACGTACCTGAACAGGAACAAGTTTCAATTCTTAGCGGATGGTCTCCTCCGAGACCCCTCTGGAGGGGATTATCAGTTTTAATCTTGGCAGGGCAAGTAATTATCAGGCTTCTAAAAGGAAAAATCCACAGAAAAAACACCCTTCAGCAGCTGGAGAGAGTTGGACCCAAATCAGTTGGGGTCTGTCTTTTGACCTCAGCTTTTGTAGGCATGGCCTTCACGATTCAATTTGTTAGAGAATTTACCAGATTGGGATTAAACAGATCCGTTGGTGGAGTTCTTGCTCTTGCTTTTGCTAGAGAGTTGAGCCCTGTTATCACATCTATTGTAGTCGCAGGGCGTATAGGGAGTGCATTTGCAGCAGAATTGGGAACAATGCAAGTCTCGGAACAGACTGACACCTTGAGAGTGCTAGGATCTGACCCTGTTGACTACCTGGTTACACCTAGGGTTATCGCTTGTTGCGTTGCTTTACCAATTTTAACGCTGATATGCTTCACAGTGGGTATGGCCTCCAGTGCTCTTCTGGCCGACGCAGTCTATGGAGTGAGCATCAATATCATTTTAGATTCGGCTCAGAGAGCTCTCAGGCCATGGGATATAATCAGTGTGATGATCAAGTCTCAGGTGTTTGGTGGGGTTATTTCTATTGTAAGTTGTGCATGGGGGGTTACGACTCTTGGCGGTGCTAAAGGTGTTGGAGAATCAACCACTTCTGCCGTGGTGATATCACTTGTGGGTATTTTTATCGCTGATTTTTTCTTATCATGTTGCTTTTTTCAAGGTGCAGGAGATTCACTGAAATCTTGCATGAGTTAG
- the LOC113309522 gene encoding wall-associated receptor kinase-like 20: MKTSILNPKLVFLYWSTFFLFVNHLCCSQITCPNCGSMQVPYPLSTSPNCGNPEYSLRCDSHTQKLYFDTLNGSSYLVLKIQASMHRMVVKTSPWIPGTCVTQDMPISEGLWLSQTLPFNVTSSNTVFFFNCSPRLLVSPLNCSSASLCHQYLEQSGRVDPNRARQCVNEVQPCCSFLAGGMPSAYKIRLHASGCRAFRSILHLDTGKPASEWEEGLEIQWAPPSEPLCRTQLDCSRTSTCSSSTKPGVSRCLCIKGYYWDQALGTCSREVKNRSTASLGLKVATGICSSFFLVITATVIALRNFKRVSNQAKLAKSREDMLKASNGGKSSRIFSLKEVKKATCGFCKDRILGIGGFGEVYKGELHDGTVVAVKSAKVGNIKSTNQVLNEVGILSQVNHKHLVRLLGCCIEAELPLMIYEYIPNGTLHDHLQRKFSSFLNWKTRLKISLQTAEALSYLHSSAYTPIYHRDVKSTNILLDENMNAKVADFGLSRLAVPGLSHVSTCAQGTLGYLDPEYYRNYQLTDKSDVYSYGVVLLELLTSQKAIDFTRDQDDVNLAVYVNRLVSSDAMMEVIDSKLLDNEPYTTTLTSMKLFADLALACLREKKTERPSMKDVVEELQSIITMLNQDNVSSDLAAKVVVNTQITKASECSQSIIII, translated from the coding sequence atgaagacaagtatTCTAAACCCAAAACTAGTTTTTCTATATTGGTCTACCTTCTTTCTATTCGTTAATCATCTCTGTTGTTCCCAGATTACCTGCCCAAACTGTGGTTCCATGCAAGTTCCATACCCTTTAAGTACTAGTCCAAACTGTGGCAACCCTGAGTACTCTCTTCGTTGTGATTCTCACACACAAAAGCTTTACTTCGACACCCTTAATGGAAGTTCATATCTTGTTCTTAAAATTCAAGCTTCCATGCACCGCATGGTGGTGAAAACATCTCCATGGATACCTGGGACATGTGTTACACAAGACATGCCGATCAGTGAGGGTCTTTGGTTGAGCCAGACACTTCCTTTTAACGTCACGTCTTCAAATACCGTCTTCTTCTTTAACTGCTCACCTCGCCTTCTTGTGTCTCCTCTGAATTGCAGCAGCGCTAGTCTCTGTCACCAGTACCTGGAACAGTCTGGACGCGTAGACCCCAACCGTGCCCGTCAATGTGTTAATGAGGTTCAACCTTGTTGTAGTTTTCTTGCAGGAGGAATGCCTTCGGCTTACAAAATACGTCTTCATGCTTCAGGTTGTAGAGCATTTAGAAGTATCCTTCATCTCGACACTGGAAAACCAGCTAGTGAATGGGAAGAAGGTTTAGAAATCCAGTGGGCTCCACCATCCGAACCTCTCTGCAGAACCCAGCTTGATTGCTCAAGAACCTCGACATGTTCGAGTTCTACTAAGCCTGGTGTTTCACGTTGTCTTTGCATTAAGGGATATTACTGGGATCAGGCTCTTGGAACTTGCTCAAGAGAGGTCAAGAACCGATCCACCGCAAGTCTGGGTTTAAAGGTTGCGACTGGAATATGCTCCTCCTTCTTTCTTGTCATAACTGCAACTGTCATTGCATTAAGAAACTTCAAACGAGTTAGCAATCAGGCGAAGCTTGCAAAATCAAGAGAAGATATGTTGAAAGCAAGCAATGGAGGGAAATCCTCAAGGATATTCAGCTTGAAGGAGGTCAAGAAAGCAACTTGCGGGTTTTGTAAGGATCGAATCTTAGGCATCGGTGGCTTTGGGGAGGTATACAAAGGTGAGCTTCATGATGGCACTGTAGTGGCTGTTAAATCTGCTAAAGTGGGAAATATTAAGAGCACAAATCAAGTACTGAATGAAGTAGGAATTCTCTCTCAAGTCAATCACAAACATCTTGTCAGACTTTTGGGTTGTTGCATCGAAGCAGAATTGCCGTTGATGATTTACGAGTACATACCCAACGGAACCCTCCATGATCATCTACAGCGCAAGTTCTCTTCATTTCTGAACTGGAAAACAAGGCTGAAaatcagtttgcaaactgctgaaGCATTGAGCTACTTACACTCATCAGCTTACACACCCATTTATCACAGAGATGTTAAATCAACCAATATCCTATTAGATGAGAATATGAACGCAAAAGTGGCAGATTTCGGACTCTCCCGGTTAGCTGTCCCGGGGTTGAGCCATGTTTCGACTTGTGCACAAGGAACACTAGGATACTTGGATCCTGAATACTATAGAAACTACCAGTTAACCGACAAAAGCGATGTTTACAGTTACGGAGTTGTATTACTCGAACTCCTTACTTCCCAGAAAGCTATCGATTTCACACGAGATCAAGACGACGTAAACCTGGCAGTATACGTGAACAGACTAGTCAGTAGTGATGCAATGATGGAGGTAATCGACAGTAAGTTGCTGGACAATgagccttacactacaacactgACAAGTATGAAACTCTTTGCTGATCTAGCACTGGCATGTCTCCGAGAAAAGAAGACGGAGAGGCCTAGCATGAAAGATGTAGTTGAAGAACTGCAATCTATCATTACCATGCTGAATCAAGACAATGTTTCAAGTGATTTAGCTGCTAAAGTAGTtgtaaacacacaaatcacgaaggcatccgaatgctcacaatcaatcatcatcatctaa
- the LOC113309106 gene encoding polyadenylate-binding protein 7-like produces MAATPTMPASQTSPPPSSTNASATIQVPASLYVGDLHFDVTDSHLDELFSRLKNFASARVCRDSATGRSLGYGYANFITPDDAIRAIEKTNHTLLNGKSIRVMWSNRDAEVRKSGIGNLFVKNLNDSIDNVRLQEVFSEFGNIMSCKVAMSQDGKSKGYGFVQFESEESANQALEKLNGSTVEGKQIYVATFVKKSDRALPSPDSNYTNLYMKNLDLELTEEQLQEKFSVFGKITNLIVTKDNNGKSKGFGFVNFEIPEDAKRATEAMNGTQLGSKVIYVGRAQKRSERDQILRRQYEEKRKEQIQKYKGSNVYVKNIEDGVDEDELREHFSQCGTITSVKLMRDDKGICRGFGFVCYSTPEEANKAVSTFHGYMFHHKPLYVAIAQRKEDRQAQLQLQYGQRMAGLAGSSAAVIPAGYSPLYYTPPGVIPQMPPRQGLMYQPLGMRPGWRANGFLPTARPTFQPVPLHMMPGAPRPHRHNRGRMTGPMYSPAGVPFRPHLQHQPTQATNSMKDSNNPQRPGQAKYVPNGRQHERSNGSAASDAGSQGGLEMLSSMLAAASPQHQKQILGEYLFPLVQNLEHELAAKITGMLLEMDNSELLLLLESPESLAAKVDEAVQVLKLSKAKAAAGNGQEVIHSNNFLSTEVAVN; encoded by the exons ATGGCTGCTACTCCTACAATGCCAGCCAGTCAGACTTCACCACCCCCTTCTTCTACAAACGCATCAGCAACTATTCAAGTTCCTGCATCACTTTATGTTGGTGATCTGCATTTCGATGTGACTGATTCACATTTGGATGAGTTATTCTCTAGGTTGAAGAATTTCGCTTCCGCTCGGGTTTGTAGAGACTCTGCAACTGGACGATCTCTTGGTTATGGTTATGCTAATTTCATTACTCCTGACGATG CAATTCGGGCAATTGAGAAGACAAATCACACTTTACTGAACGGGAAATCGATAAGGGTTATGTGGTCTAATCGTGATGCAGAAGTCAGAAAGAGTGGGATTGGTAATTTGTTTGTCAAG AACTTGAATGATTCAATTGATAATGTGAGGCTTCAAGAGGTGTTTTCGGAGTTTGGTAACATTATGTCTTGCAAAGTTGCAATGTCCCAAGATGGGAAGAGCAAAGGATATGGCTTTGTTCAGTTTGAGTCAGAGGAATCCGCAAATCAGGCCCTTGAAAAGCTTAATGGCTCCACTGTTGAAGGAAAACAAAT ATATGTTGCCACCTTTGTGAAGAAAAGTGATAGGGCTTTACCAAGCCCTGATTCTAACTATACTAACTTATACATGAAGAATCTGGATCTTGAATTGACAGAAGAACAACTCCAGGAGAAGTTCTCTGTGTTTGGGAAAATTACTAACTTGATTGTTACCAAGGACAACAATGGGAAGTCAAAGGGTTTTGGATTTGTCAACTTTGAAATCCCTGAAGATGCAAAACGGGCAACAGAGGCGATGAATGGAACACAACTAG GTTCAAAGGTCATATATGTCGGACGTGCACAAAAGCGATCAGAGAGAGACCAAATTTTACGTCGCCAGTACGAGGAAAAGCGCAAGGAGCAAATCCAAAAATATAAG GGTTCAAATGTATATGTTAAGAATATCGAAGATGGAGTTGATGAGGATGAACTCCGTGAACATTTTAGCCAGTGTGGCACAATTACTTCTGTAAAGCTGATGCGTGATGATAAGGGAATATGTAGAGGCTTTGGATTTGTTTGCTACTCTACTCCCGAGGAAGCCAACAAAGCAGTAAGCACCTTCCATG GATACATGTTTCACCACAAGCCTCTTTACGTTGCCATTGCTCAACGGAAAGAGGACAGACAAGCACAATTGCAGCTGCAATATGGGCAGAGAATGGCAGGATTAGCAGGATCCTCAGCTGCTGTTATACCTGCTGGATATTCTCCTCTATACTACACACCTCCTGGTGTTATTCCACAAATGCCTCCAAGACAGGGGCTAATGTATCAACCTTTAGGTATGAGACCAGGATGGAGGGCCAATGGATTTCTTCCTACTGCCAGACCAACATTCCAGCCTGTGCCACTTCACATG ATGCCAGGCGCTCCTAGACCGCACAGGCACAACAGGGGTAGGATGACAGGGCCTATGTATTCTCCGGCTGGTGTCCCATTTAGGCCACATTTACAACACCAACCCACTCAAGCAACGAATTCAATGAAAGACTCGAATAATCCCCAG CGGCCTGGTCAGGCCAAATATGTACCAAACGGGCGGCAGCATGAGAGGAGCAATGGATCTGCTGCTTCTGATGCTGGTTCACAGGGTGGATTGGAAATGTTGAGTAGCATGCTTGCTGCTGCTTCCCCTCAGCACCAAAAACAGATACTTGGGGAGTATCTCTTCCCACTCGTCCAGAACCTTGAG CATGAACTTGCAGCAAAAATAACTGGAATGCTACTTGAGATGGACAACTCAGAATTGTTACTATTATTGGAATCGCCAGAGTCATTGGCAGCTAAAGTGGATGAGGCAGTACAAGTGCTCAAGCTCTCCAAGGCAAAAGCAGCTGCTGGTAATGGTCAAGAAGTCATACATtccaataattttttatccacTGAGGTTGCGGTCAATTAA